In one Aeromicrobium erythreum genomic region, the following are encoded:
- a CDS encoding ABC transporter ATP-binding protein, with the protein MIQVQNLTKAYAGFTAVDDVSFTCRPGAVTGFLGPNGAGKSTTMRIIAGLTPPSKGAATVGGVNYRDIPNPGTQVGVLLDASAQHAGRTGREILTIGARTMGLPASRVDEMLALVSLSDKESRRRVRNYSLGMRQRLGIAHALLGDPKILMLDEPANGLDPAGIHWMRGLLREYADRGGTVLLSSHLLHEVQIIADELIVIGNGKIVAEGTKEELLQAAGTYVRGVEPRALEQALTGAGITVTPSGEGLTTEAAPEVVGKAAAAAGVALVELRQADGAGLEEMFLQLTATTQRDAVPTEGAQA; encoded by the coding sequence ATGATCCAGGTCCAGAACCTCACGAAGGCGTACGCCGGCTTCACGGCCGTCGACGACGTCAGCTTCACCTGCCGTCCGGGCGCGGTGACCGGCTTCCTCGGGCCCAACGGTGCCGGCAAGTCGACGACGATGCGCATCATCGCCGGACTCACGCCCCCGTCGAAGGGTGCCGCCACCGTCGGCGGCGTGAACTACCGCGACATCCCCAACCCCGGCACGCAGGTCGGCGTCCTCCTCGACGCCTCGGCGCAGCACGCCGGCCGCACCGGCCGGGAGATCCTGACGATCGGCGCGCGCACCATGGGGCTGCCCGCGAGCCGCGTCGACGAGATGCTCGCGCTCGTCAGCCTGTCCGACAAGGAGTCCCGCCGCCGCGTGCGCAACTACTCGCTCGGCATGCGCCAGCGGCTCGGCATCGCGCACGCCCTCCTCGGCGACCCGAAGATCCTCATGCTCGACGAGCCCGCCAACGGTCTCGACCCGGCCGGCATCCACTGGATGCGCGGCCTGCTTCGTGAGTACGCCGACCGCGGCGGCACCGTGCTCCTGTCGTCGCACCTGCTGCACGAGGTGCAGATCATCGCCGACGAGCTGATCGTCATCGGCAACGGGAAGATCGTCGCCGAGGGCACGAAGGAGGAGCTGCTGCAGGCGGCCGGCACGTACGTGCGCGGCGTCGAGCCACGCGCCCTCGAGCAGGCGCTCACCGGCGCCGGCATCACCGTCACGCCGAGCGGCGAGGGCCTCACCACCGAGGCCGCGCCCGAGGTCGTCGGCAAGGCGGCCGCCGCTGCGGGCGTCGCCCTCGTCGAGCTGCGCCAGGCCGACGGCGCGGGCCTGGAGGAGATGTTCCTCCAGCTCACCGCCACCACCCAGCGCGACGCCGTCCCCACCGAAGGAGCCCAGGCATGA
- a CDS encoding ABC transporter permease gives MSTTTAPAVSIDTDRPGIPLTRLVGVEVRKSFDTRAGRWLSISILGLCAVVMLVIAFLVTDGGEFQDFPFFIQAMGGTLGYFLPIIAIMLVTSEWGQRTGLVTFTLEPRRPRVVAAKLLAGLIISVGVMLLSAVLAAIGTFLASSVRGVDVSWTITGHEVFNFVVSNLIGVLIGFAIAMLLMNTAAAIVGYFVYTLVLPIVVGIVGGLVEWFGDLAPWIELNTALVPLFTGDFDPTGEEWARIATAGTIWLVLPLGFGIYRLLRSEVK, from the coding sequence ATGAGCACCACCACCGCACCCGCGGTCAGCATCGACACCGACCGTCCGGGCATCCCCCTCACCCGCCTGGTGGGTGTGGAGGTCCGCAAGTCCTTCGACACGCGTGCCGGACGGTGGCTGAGCATCTCGATCCTCGGCCTGTGCGCCGTGGTGATGCTCGTCATCGCGTTCCTCGTCACCGACGGGGGCGAGTTCCAGGACTTCCCGTTCTTCATCCAGGCCATGGGCGGCACGCTCGGCTACTTCCTGCCGATCATCGCGATCATGCTGGTCACCTCGGAGTGGGGCCAGCGCACCGGGCTCGTCACGTTCACCCTCGAGCCTCGCCGTCCCCGCGTGGTGGCCGCGAAGCTGCTCGCCGGACTCATCATCTCCGTCGGCGTGATGCTGCTGTCCGCCGTGCTCGCGGCGATCGGCACGTTCCTCGCGTCGAGCGTCCGCGGTGTCGACGTGTCGTGGACGATCACCGGCCACGAGGTCTTCAACTTCGTGGTGAGCAACCTGATTGGCGTGCTCATCGGGTTCGCCATCGCCATGCTGCTCATGAACACGGCGGCCGCCATCGTCGGCTACTTCGTCTACACGCTCGTGCTTCCGATCGTCGTCGGCATCGTCGGCGGGCTCGTGGAGTGGTTCGGCGACCTCGCCCCGTGGATCGAGCTGAACACGGCCCTCGTGCCGCTGTTCACCGGCGACTTCGACCCGACCGGCGAGGAGTGGGCGCGCATCGCGACCGCCGGCACGATCTGGCTGGTGCTGCCGCTCGGCTTCGGCATCTACCGGCTGCTGCGCTCCGAGGTGAAGTGA
- the dxr gene encoding 1-deoxy-D-xylulose-5-phosphate reductoisomerase encodes MRKRVAILGSTGSIGTQALEVVEAAPERFDVVALAAGGSDPALLAAQAIRHEVEVVAVARATSAQDVQLALYAEAKRRGWSEGDHRVPRLLAGPDAATEVARTDVDVVLNGMTGAVGLEPTLAALDAGTTLALANKESLIVGGELVTSRVRPGQLVPVDSEHSAIAQALRGERVDDVRRLLVTASGGPFRGRSRAELADVTPEQAMAHPTWDMGPVITINSATLVNKGLEVIEAHLLFGIDFDRIDVVVHPSSVVHSMVEYVDGSTMVQASPPDMRLPIALGLAWPERVPGAARGCDWTSPTSWEFFPLDETAFPAVSLARRAGSFGRTAPAVLNAANEVCVDAFVAGDLGFLGIVDTVGAVLDEHLRDPDAAHPDLTLERVLEADTLARERARALVEGASMSASSGARA; translated from the coding sequence ATGCGCAAGCGTGTCGCCATTCTCGGTTCCACCGGCTCCATCGGCACCCAGGCCCTGGAGGTGGTCGAGGCCGCGCCCGAGAGGTTCGACGTCGTCGCGCTCGCGGCCGGTGGGTCCGACCCGGCCCTGCTCGCCGCCCAGGCCATCCGGCACGAGGTCGAGGTGGTCGCCGTCGCGCGCGCCACGTCGGCGCAGGACGTCCAGCTCGCGCTCTACGCCGAGGCGAAGCGGCGCGGCTGGTCCGAGGGCGACCACCGTGTGCCGCGCCTGCTCGCCGGCCCCGACGCCGCCACCGAGGTGGCGCGCACCGACGTCGACGTCGTGCTCAACGGCATGACGGGTGCGGTCGGCCTCGAGCCGACCTTGGCAGCCCTCGACGCGGGTACCACACTCGCGCTCGCCAACAAGGAGTCGCTGATCGTGGGCGGTGAGCTGGTCACGTCGCGGGTGCGTCCGGGGCAGCTCGTGCCGGTCGACTCCGAGCACTCCGCGATCGCGCAGGCCCTGCGCGGCGAGCGCGTCGACGACGTGCGTCGCCTGCTCGTCACCGCGAGCGGCGGACCGTTCCGCGGACGCAGCCGCGCCGAGCTCGCCGACGTGACGCCCGAGCAGGCGATGGCGCACCCGACGTGGGACATGGGTCCGGTCATCACCATCAACTCCGCGACGCTCGTCAACAAGGGCCTGGAGGTGATCGAGGCGCACCTGCTGTTCGGGATCGACTTCGACCGCATCGACGTGGTCGTGCACCCGTCGTCGGTGGTGCACTCCATGGTCGAGTACGTCGACGGCTCGACGATGGTGCAGGCCTCGCCCCCGGACATGCGGCTGCCGATCGCCCTCGGGCTCGCGTGGCCCGAGCGCGTGCCGGGCGCGGCGCGCGGCTGCGACTGGACCTCGCCCACCTCGTGGGAGTTCTTCCCGCTCGACGAGACCGCGTTTCCCGCCGTGTCGCTGGCGCGGCGCGCCGGGTCCTTCGGCCGCACGGCGCCGGCCGTCCTCAACGCCGCCAACGAGGTGTGCGTCGACGCGTTCGTCGCCGGCGACTTGGGCTTCCTTGGCATCGTGGACACGGTGGGCGCGGTCCTGGACGAGCACCTGCGCGACCCGGACGCCGCCCACCCCGACCTGACCCTCGAGCGCGTGCTCGAGGCCGACACCCTGGCCCGCGAGCGGGCGAGGGCCCTGGTAGAGGGAGCGTCCATGAGTGCATCCAGCGGAGCCCGCGCGTGA
- a CDS encoding M50 family metallopeptidase, whose protein sequence is MTALIYTLGVVVFVLGVIASIALHELGHMVPAKKFGIKVTQYFVGFGNTIWSVKRGETEYGIKSIPLGGYVKLVGMLPPERRDGVAADPHEVRATSTGLFTQLVSDARHAEHELIEDDDLDRLFYRKPWWQKLIVMAGGPLVNVAIAVVLFAVVLMGFGALTPTTTVQAVSDCAITDAEAGRACTDADPVTPAKQAGLQPGDRFVSFNGERITSWEQLSGLIRANGDREARLVVDRDGREVSADVPTAVLARTSLDDPQRTEKVGFLGVTPTETMQRQGPGAVVDVMGEQVAATASAIAHLPVRMVEVTKAAFGAERPADGPISVVGASRVAGELVTVDEPSWAERAQRLLALLASLNLFLALFNFIPLLPLDGGHIAGALWEAVRRGWARLRRRPDPGYVDVARMLPVAYVVGGILMVMSVILIYADIVNPVSIS, encoded by the coding sequence GTGACCGCGCTCATCTACACGCTCGGCGTCGTCGTCTTCGTGCTCGGCGTCATCGCGTCGATCGCCCTGCACGAGCTCGGCCACATGGTCCCGGCGAAGAAGTTCGGCATCAAGGTCACCCAGTACTTCGTCGGCTTCGGCAACACGATCTGGTCGGTCAAGCGGGGCGAGACCGAGTACGGCATCAAGTCGATCCCGCTCGGCGGCTACGTGAAGCTCGTCGGCATGCTGCCGCCGGAGCGGCGCGACGGCGTCGCCGCCGACCCGCACGAGGTCCGCGCGACCAGCACCGGCCTGTTCACCCAGCTCGTCAGCGACGCGCGCCACGCGGAGCACGAGCTCATCGAGGACGACGACCTCGACCGCCTCTTCTACCGCAAGCCCTGGTGGCAGAAGCTGATCGTCATGGCCGGCGGCCCGCTCGTCAACGTCGCCATCGCCGTCGTGCTGTTCGCGGTCGTGCTCATGGGCTTCGGTGCGCTCACCCCGACGACGACCGTGCAGGCGGTCTCCGACTGCGCCATCACCGACGCCGAGGCGGGACGGGCGTGCACCGACGCCGACCCCGTGACCCCGGCCAAGCAGGCCGGCCTGCAGCCCGGCGACCGGTTCGTGTCGTTCAACGGCGAGCGGATCACGTCGTGGGAGCAGCTGTCGGGCCTGATCCGCGCCAACGGCGACCGCGAGGCCCGCCTCGTCGTCGACCGCGACGGTCGCGAGGTGTCCGCCGACGTCCCGACCGCCGTGCTCGCCCGCACCTCGCTCGACGATCCGCAGCGTACCGAGAAGGTCGGCTTCCTCGGCGTCACGCCGACCGAGACCATGCAGCGACAGGGCCCGGGCGCCGTCGTCGACGTCATGGGCGAGCAGGTCGCGGCCACCGCCAGCGCCATCGCCCACCTGCCGGTGCGCATGGTCGAGGTGACCAAGGCGGCGTTCGGCGCGGAGCGACCCGCCGACGGACCGATCAGCGTCGTCGGCGCCAGCCGGGTGGCGGGCGAGCTCGTCACGGTCGACGAGCCCAGCTGGGCGGAGCGCGCCCAGCGGCTGCTGGCCCTGCTCGCGTCGCTGAACCTGTTCCTCGCGCTGTTCAACTTCATCCCGCTGCTGCCCCTCGACGGCGGCCACATCGCCGGTGCGCTGTGGGAGGCCGTGCGCCGAGGATGGGCGCGTCTGCGCCGCCGACCGGACCCCGGATACGTCGACGTCGCGAGGATGCTGCCCGTCGCCTACGTGGTGGGTGGCATCCTGATGGTCATGAGCGTCATCCTGATCTACGCCGACATCGTGAACCCGGTGAGCATCTCGTGA
- the ispG gene encoding flavodoxin-dependent (E)-4-hydroxy-3-methylbut-2-enyl-diphosphate synthase: MPEAPPPVLSPRRTSRKIKVGTVDVGGDAPVSVQSMTTTLTSDVNTTLQQIAELTAAGCDIVRVACPSQDDADALPAIARKSQIPVIADIHFQPKYVFAAIDAGCAAVRVNPGNIRKFDDQVGAIARAAKDAGVSLRIGVNAGSLDKRLLEKYGKATPEALVESAVWEASLFEEHDFHDFKISVKHNDPVIMAQAYEMLAERGDWPLHLGVTEAGPAFQGTIKSATAFGYLLGKGIGDTIRVSLSAPPVEEVKVGIQILQSLNLRPRKLEIVSCPSCGRAQVDVYTLAEQVTAGLDGLEVPLRVAVMGCVVNGPGEAREADLGVASGNGKGQIFVKGEVIKTVPESKIVETLIEEALRIAEDMEPEDGATASVTVSG; this comes from the coding sequence ATGCCCGAGGCGCCGCCGCCGGTCCTCAGCCCGCGACGCACGAGCCGCAAGATCAAGGTCGGCACGGTCGACGTGGGCGGCGACGCCCCCGTCTCGGTGCAGTCCATGACCACGACGCTGACGTCGGACGTGAACACCACGCTCCAGCAGATCGCCGAGCTCACCGCCGCCGGCTGCGACATCGTGCGCGTGGCGTGCCCCAGCCAGGACGACGCCGACGCGCTGCCCGCGATCGCCCGCAAGAGCCAGATCCCCGTCATCGCCGACATCCACTTCCAGCCGAAGTACGTGTTCGCCGCGATCGACGCCGGCTGCGCGGCCGTGCGCGTGAACCCCGGCAACATCCGCAAGTTCGACGACCAGGTCGGTGCGATCGCCCGGGCGGCCAAGGACGCCGGCGTCTCGCTGCGCATCGGCGTCAACGCGGGCTCGCTCGACAAGCGTCTGCTCGAGAAGTACGGCAAGGCGACGCCCGAGGCCCTGGTCGAGTCGGCCGTGTGGGAGGCGTCGCTCTTCGAGGAGCACGACTTCCACGACTTCAAGATCTCGGTCAAGCACAACGACCCCGTCATCATGGCCCAGGCCTACGAGATGCTCGCCGAACGCGGCGACTGGCCGCTCCACCTCGGCGTCACCGAGGCCGGACCGGCGTTCCAGGGCACCATCAAGAGCGCCACGGCGTTCGGATACCTGCTCGGCAAGGGCATCGGCGACACCATCCGCGTCTCGCTGTCCGCCCCGCCCGTGGAGGAGGTCAAGGTCGGCATCCAGATCCTGCAGTCGCTCAACCTGCGACCGCGCAAGCTCGAGATCGTCTCCTGCCCGTCGTGCGGACGCGCCCAGGTCGACGTCTACACGCTCGCCGAGCAGGTGACCGCCGGTCTCGACGGTCTCGAGGTGCCGCTGCGCGTCGCCGTCATGGGCTGCGTCGTCAACGGCCCCGGCGAGGCACGCGAGGCCGACCTCGGCGTCGCGTCCGGCAACGGCAAGGGCCAGATCTTCGTCAAGGGCGAGGTCATCAAGACCGTGCCCGAGAGCAAGATCGTCGAGACGCTCATCGAAGAGGCCCTGCGCATCGCCGAGGACATGGAGCCCGAGGACGGCGCCACCGCCTCGGTGACGGTCTCGGGCTGA
- a CDS encoding GNAT family N-acetyltransferase, translating to MIELVPVASDATGRRDQQIRLLGPDDRVELEALMARDERANLFVRHRVAETGLRSLMLGGTMLGCFRDGRLVAACHCGANLVPVEADAEAVDGFARQLLLTGVAPGMRRSASLVGRQAAVMRLWSRLEQDWGPARSVRADQPFLAIDGEPAVAPDPRLRRVMIDEVDVLYPASVAMFREEVGIDPEAGGSAGYRARVAQLVARGWAFAIIEDGEVLFKTEVGAAAGGVCQLQGVWVHPDHRGRGIAAPALAGVVRVVQRDVASDVTLYVNDFNTAARATYARVGLRQVDTFASILL from the coding sequence ATGATCGAGCTGGTGCCGGTCGCGTCCGACGCCACCGGGCGTCGCGACCAGCAGATCCGGCTGCTCGGGCCCGACGACCGCGTCGAGCTCGAGGCGCTGATGGCCCGTGACGAGCGCGCGAACCTCTTCGTGCGCCACCGCGTCGCCGAGACCGGACTGCGCAGCCTGATGCTCGGCGGCACGATGCTCGGCTGCTTCCGCGACGGCCGGCTCGTCGCCGCCTGCCACTGCGGCGCCAACCTCGTCCCCGTGGAGGCCGACGCCGAGGCCGTCGACGGCTTCGCGCGCCAGCTGCTCCTCACCGGCGTCGCCCCGGGCATGCGACGCAGCGCGTCGCTCGTCGGCCGCCAGGCCGCCGTCATGCGGCTGTGGTCGAGGCTCGAGCAGGACTGGGGTCCCGCGCGGTCGGTGCGGGCCGACCAGCCGTTCCTCGCCATCGACGGCGAGCCGGCGGTCGCGCCGGACCCGCGGCTGCGCCGCGTCATGATCGACGAGGTCGACGTGCTGTACCCGGCGTCCGTGGCGATGTTCCGCGAGGAGGTCGGCATCGACCCCGAGGCCGGTGGCAGCGCCGGCTACCGCGCCCGCGTGGCGCAGCTCGTCGCCCGAGGCTGGGCGTTCGCGATCATCGAGGACGGCGAGGTGCTCTTCAAGACCGAGGTCGGCGCCGCCGCCGGCGGCGTCTGCCAGCTGCAGGGCGTCTGGGTGCACCCCGACCACCGCGGTCGAGGCATCGCGGCACCAGCGCTCGCCGGCGTCGTCCGGGTGGTGCAGCGCGACGTCGCCTCCGACGTCACGCTCTACGTCAACGACTTCAACACGGCCGCCCGCGCCACCTACGCCCGCGTCGGGCTGCGCCAGGTCGACACGTTCGCGTCGATCCTGCTGTAG
- a CDS encoding putative quinol monooxygenase, with the protein MSIVATLELRLRPEKVEAAPAVLDEVLAETRAFAGNLGVEVLTDVEDPTRVTAFERWESLEHDAAYRAWRAGDGNRPALGALLAAPPVLTHWTTTGD; encoded by the coding sequence GTGTCCATCGTCGCCACCCTCGAGCTCCGGCTGCGACCTGAGAAGGTCGAGGCTGCACCCGCCGTCCTCGACGAGGTCCTCGCCGAGACCCGCGCCTTCGCCGGGAACCTCGGCGTCGAGGTGCTCACCGACGTCGAGGACCCGACCCGTGTGACGGCGTTCGAGCGTTGGGAGAGCCTCGAGCACGACGCGGCGTACCGCGCGTGGCGGGCCGGGGACGGCAACCGGCCCGCCCTCGGAGCGTTGCTGGCCGCTCCCCCGGTGCTCACGCACTGGACCACGACGGGCGACTGA
- a CDS encoding DoxX family protein: MDRDVKALAALLAVAGVAHFVKPEPFEQMVPRALPRRRELVHASGVVEVACAALLAHPRTRRAGGLAAAGLLVGVFPANLQMTADVLRSRRASPVLKAGVVGRLPLQLPLVRTALKASRSAR, translated from the coding sequence ATGGATCGTGACGTGAAGGCCCTGGCCGCCCTGCTCGCCGTCGCCGGGGTCGCGCACTTCGTGAAGCCCGAGCCGTTCGAGCAGATGGTGCCGCGCGCGCTTCCGCGTCGACGCGAGCTCGTGCACGCCTCGGGGGTGGTGGAGGTGGCCTGCGCGGCGCTGCTCGCGCACCCCCGCACGCGACGCGCCGGGGGACTGGCCGCCGCCGGGCTCCTGGTGGGGGTGTTCCCGGCCAACCTGCAGATGACGGCCGACGTGCTGCGCAGCCGTCGCGCCTCGCCCGTGCTGAAGGCCGGGGTCGTCGGCCGGCTGCCGCTGCAGTTGCCGCTCGTGCGCACGGCCCTCAAGGCCTCGCGCAGCGCTCGATAG
- a CDS encoding proline--tRNA ligase, translated as MSQLFLRTLRDDPADAEVPSHKLLVRAGYVRRVAPGIYSWLPLGLKVLAKVEEIVREEMEAIGSQEVRFPALLPREPYEATNRWTEYGPNLFRLHDRRGNDMLLGPTHEEMFALLVKDLYGSYKDLPLSLYQIQTKYRDEARPRAGILRGREFVMKDSYSFDVTDEGLERSYQAHREAYVRIFDRLGLDYVVVQADSGAMGGSASEEFLAVAEIGEDTFVRSPGGYAANVEAVVTVAPDPQPYDGLPAAHAEQTPDTPTIDTLVAHLNERFPREDRPWTGADTLKNVLVVLRHPDGSREALAIGVPGDREVDTKRLETQVAPADVEPFTEEDFAAHPALKKGYIGPGVLGEESETGIRYLVDPRVVDGTRWVTGANVAGSHVIDLVAGRDFTADGTIEAAEVRAGDPAPDGSGPLELARGIEMGHIFQLGRKYAEALDLKVLDENGKLVTVTMGSYGVGISRAVAAVVESSHDELGIVWPRELAPFDVHVVVAGKQPELFEAADRLVAELEAAGLDVLYDDRPKVSPGVKFKDAELLGMPTTVVVGKGLADGLLEVKDRASGTRRDVALADVITEVRGVCR; from the coding sequence ATGTCCCAGCTGTTCCTGCGAACCCTCCGTGACGACCCGGCGGACGCGGAGGTCCCGAGCCACAAGCTGCTCGTCCGGGCCGGCTACGTGCGGCGCGTGGCGCCGGGCATCTACTCCTGGCTCCCGCTCGGGCTGAAGGTGCTGGCCAAGGTCGAGGAGATCGTCCGCGAGGAGATGGAGGCCATCGGCTCGCAGGAGGTGCGCTTCCCCGCGCTGCTGCCGCGCGAGCCGTACGAGGCGACGAACCGCTGGACGGAGTACGGCCCCAACCTGTTCCGCCTGCACGACCGTCGCGGCAACGACATGCTGCTCGGTCCCACCCACGAGGAGATGTTCGCGCTCCTCGTGAAGGACCTCTACGGCTCCTACAAGGACCTGCCGCTGAGCCTGTACCAGATCCAGACGAAGTACCGCGACGAGGCGCGACCCCGCGCTGGCATCCTGCGCGGCCGCGAGTTCGTCATGAAGGACTCCTACTCCTTCGACGTGACCGACGAGGGCCTCGAGCGCAGCTACCAGGCGCACCGCGAGGCCTACGTGCGCATCTTCGACCGGCTCGGTCTCGACTACGTCGTCGTGCAGGCCGACTCCGGCGCGATGGGCGGGTCGGCGAGCGAGGAGTTCCTCGCCGTCGCCGAGATCGGCGAGGACACCTTCGTCCGCTCGCCCGGCGGCTACGCGGCCAACGTCGAGGCCGTGGTCACGGTGGCCCCCGACCCCCAGCCCTACGACGGACTGCCCGCCGCGCACGCCGAGCAGACGCCCGACACGCCGACCATCGACACGCTCGTCGCGCACCTCAACGAGCGCTTCCCGCGCGAGGACCGCCCCTGGACCGGTGCCGACACGCTGAAGAACGTCCTCGTCGTGCTGCGCCACCCCGACGGCTCCCGCGAGGCGCTCGCGATCGGCGTCCCCGGCGACCGCGAGGTCGACACGAAGCGGCTCGAGACGCAGGTCGCGCCCGCCGACGTCGAGCCGTTCACGGAGGAGGACTTCGCCGCCCACCCGGCCCTGAAGAAGGGCTACATCGGCCCCGGCGTGCTGGGGGAGGAGTCCGAGACCGGCATCCGCTACCTCGTCGACCCCCGCGTCGTCGACGGCACGCGCTGGGTCACCGGCGCGAACGTGGCGGGCTCGCACGTGATCGACCTCGTGGCCGGCCGCGACTTCACCGCCGACGGCACGATCGAGGCGGCCGAGGTGCGTGCGGGCGACCCCGCCCCCGACGGCTCGGGCCCGCTCGAGCTCGCCCGTGGCATCGAGATGGGGCACATCTTCCAGCTCGGCCGCAAGTACGCCGAGGCGCTCGACCTGAAGGTGCTCGACGAGAACGGCAAGCTCGTCACCGTCACGATGGGCTCCTACGGCGTGGGCATCTCGCGCGCCGTCGCGGCCGTCGTGGAGAGCTCGCACGACGAGCTCGGCATCGTCTGGCCGCGCGAGCTGGCACCCTTCGACGTCCACGTCGTCGTCGCCGGGAAGCAGCCCGAGCTGTTCGAGGCGGCCGACCGGCTCGTCGCCGAGCTGGAGGCCGCCGGCCTCGACGTGCTCTACGACGACCGCCCGAAGGTGTCGCCCGGCGTCAAGTTCAAGGACGCCGAGCTGCTCGGCATGCCGACGACCGTCGTCGTGGGCAAGGGGCTGGCCGACGGGCTGCTGGAGGTCAAGGACCGCGCCAGCGGCACGCGCCGCGACGTGGCGCTCGCCGACGTCATCACCGAGGTCCGCGGCGTCTGCCGCTGA
- a CDS encoding DUF4439 domain-containing protein, with the protein MGDPSPVGPLQRRLALEHEAVWLTSLSAGRFAELDDAARAALRRHERARDVLVARVAAAGATPVGPQPAYGVPPRSVDQARQRLADLAERMCRAIVPLVALGSAGDRREAVRSLRASALEATSWGAGPSPFPGLDRD; encoded by the coding sequence GTGGGCGACCCGTCCCCCGTCGGCCCCCTGCAGCGCCGCCTCGCGCTCGAGCACGAGGCAGTCTGGCTGACGTCGCTCAGCGCAGGCCGGTTCGCCGAGCTCGACGACGCCGCGCGCGCGGCCTTGCGCCGCCACGAGCGTGCGCGCGACGTGCTCGTCGCACGCGTGGCGGCCGCAGGGGCGACACCCGTGGGCCCACAGCCCGCCTACGGCGTGCCTCCCCGCTCCGTCGACCAGGCCCGCCAGCGGCTCGCGGACCTGGCCGAGCGGATGTGCCGCGCCATCGTGCCGCTCGTGGCGCTCGGCAGCGCGGGCGACCGTCGCGAGGCCGTCCGGTCGCTGCGGGCCTCGGCACTGGAGGCGACGAGCTGGGGCGCCGGGCCCAGCCCCTTCCCCGGACTCGACCGAGACTGA
- the rimP gene encoding ribosome maturation factor RimP — translation MADPQADTVRDEVAGPLAALGLDLEAVELSRSGSRRFLRIAVDADGGVPLDLITDATRVVSAALDDGTAMGEQPYTLEVTSRGLDRPLTEPRHWRRNVGRLVAVTLHDGPAVTGRVVGSDDTGVEITVKGQQRRIAYADVARALVTPELGAPKAPTTGRPKQQKSSAKGRGSAPRPGRPDHHREKDA, via the coding sequence ATGGCGGACCCGCAGGCCGACACCGTGAGGGACGAGGTCGCCGGACCCCTCGCCGCCCTCGGACTCGACCTCGAGGCGGTCGAGCTCTCCCGCTCCGGTTCCAGGCGCTTCCTGAGGATCGCGGTCGACGCCGACGGTGGCGTCCCGCTCGACCTCATCACCGACGCCACCCGCGTCGTCTCCGCCGCGCTCGACGACGGCACGGCGATGGGGGAGCAGCCCTACACGCTCGAGGTGACTTCCCGCGGGCTCGACCGTCCGCTGACCGAGCCCCGGCACTGGCGGCGCAACGTCGGCCGGCTCGTCGCCGTGACGCTGCACGACGGTCCCGCCGTCACCGGACGGGTCGTCGGCAGCGACGACACCGGTGTCGAGATCACCGTGAAGGGTCAGCAGCGCCGGATCGCCTACGCCGACGTCGCTCGCGCCCTCGTCACCCCCGAGCTCGGCGCCCCCAAGGCGCCCACCACCGGCCGGCCCAAGCAGCAGAAGTCGTCGGCCAAGGGCCGCGGCTCCGCCCCGCGGCCCGGCCGCCCCGACCACCACCGCGAGAAGGACGCCTGA